The following coding sequences are from one Musa acuminata AAA Group cultivar baxijiao chromosome BXJ2-4, Cavendish_Baxijiao_AAA, whole genome shotgun sequence window:
- the LOC135611123 gene encoding bZIP transcription factor 1-A-like isoform X3, whose protein sequence is MAYPSIPPHGFFHSPVVSSPQAHPYMWGAQHLLPPYGTPPPYVMYPHGIYTQPSVPPGSQPFSPYAMTYPNGSAETCKSVPAITEGDIKSSEGKERNSIQRLKGSLGSLNIIAGKNSNEPDKTSVAGDRVLSQSDSGSDDSSEGSDAKSEDDLEQKTRGKQELLDEISRNGTNGVITAPTWATSHQTMPIMHMLPAGVPGVVAGPTTNLSIGMDYWVSPTSAIPPEHGKVPAAAATGAMISGALVGATEKVPSDIWQQDERELKRQRRKQSNRESARRSRLRKQAEYEELAQRVEALRDENAALQAEVVQIKKEYDALVALNATLKERTGETTKEKEDLIIKERSQHADDNVQRNMDSDPPSGPSENNQIDQ, encoded by the exons ATG GCATACCCGTCCATTCCTCCACATGGCTTCTTCCATTCACCAGTGGTATCAAGCCCTCAGGCTCATCCATACATGTGGGGAGCACAG CACCTTTTGCCGCCTTATGGGACTCCACCTCCATATGTTATGTATCCTCATGGAATATATACACAGCCATCTGTGCCACCT GGTTCACAACCATTTAGTCCTTATGCTATGACCTACCCTAATGGCAGTGCTGAAACTTGT AAGAGTGTGCCTGCAATCACAGAAGGAGATATTAAATCATCCGAGGGTAAGGAAAGGAATTCTATTCAAAGGTTAAAAGGAAGTCTTGGAAGTTTGAACATAATAGCAGGGAAGAACAGCAATGAGCCAGATAAAACTTCAGTTGCAGGTGACAGAGTCTTGTCGCAAAG TGATAGTGGAAGTGATGATTCAAGCGAAGGAAGTGATGCAAAATCTGAGGAC GACTTGGAACAAAAAACGAGAGGCAAACAGGAGCTTCTAGATG AGATATCCAGAAATGGCACAAATGGTGTGATCACTGCACCAACATGGGCAACATCACATCAGACAATGCCAATTATGCATATGCTACCAGCTGGAGTACCTGGAGTGGTTGCTGGTCCCACCACAAACTTGAGTATAGGGATGGATTACTGGGTTTCTCCAACATCTGCCATTCCTCCAGAGCATGGGAAGGTCCCTGCAGCAGCAGCTACAGGAGCCATGATTTCCGGTGCACTTGTTGGGGCCACTGAGAAGGTTCCATCAGATATTTGGCAACAG GATGAAAGAGAACTCAAAAGGCAGAGGAGAAAGCAGTCAAACAGGGAATCTGCACGTCGGTCGAGATTGCGCAAGCAG GCAGAGTATGAAGAATTGGCTCAGCGTGTTGAGGCTCTAAGAGATGAGAATGCTGCTCTTCAAGCAGAAGTAGTGCAGATCAAGAAAGAATACGATGCACTTGTTGCATTAAATGCCACTCTGAAG GAGAGAACTGgggaaacaacaaaagaaaaagaagatttgatAATCAAGGAGAGAAGCCAACATGCTGATGACAACGTCCAGAGGAACATGGATTCTGATCCACCATCGGGGCCATCAGAAAATAATCAGATTGATCAATAA
- the LOC135611123 gene encoding bZIP transcription factor 1-B-like isoform X2, with protein sequence MGGSEADTKGPRTSVALEHPPATSSSPSAAVYPEWSGFQAYPSIPPHGFFHSPVVSSPQAHPYMWGAQHLLPPYGTPPPYVMYPHGIYTQPSVPPGSQPFSPYAMTYPNGSAETCSVPAITEGDIKSSEGKERNSIQRLKGSLGSLNIIAGKNSNEPDKTSVAGDRVLSQSDSGSDDSSEGSDAKSEDDLEQKTRGKQELLDEISRNGTNGVITAPTWATSHQTMPIMHMLPAGVPGVVAGPTTNLSIGMDYWVSPTSAIPPEHGKVPAAAATGAMISGALVGATEKVPSDIWQQDERELKRQRRKQSNRESARRSRLRKQAEYEELAQRVEALRDENAALQAEVVQIKKEYDALVALNATLKERTGETTKEKEDLIIKERSQHADDNVQRNMDSDPPSGPSENNQIDQ encoded by the exons ATGGGAGGCAGCGAGGCAGACACCAAGGGACCGAGAACATCAGTTGCGCTG GAGCATCCGCCGGCAACGAGCTCTAGCCCCAGTGCAGCAGTCTATCCGGAATGGTCTGGATTTCAG GCATACCCGTCCATTCCTCCACATGGCTTCTTCCATTCACCAGTGGTATCAAGCCCTCAGGCTCATCCATACATGTGGGGAGCACAG CACCTTTTGCCGCCTTATGGGACTCCACCTCCATATGTTATGTATCCTCATGGAATATATACACAGCCATCTGTGCCACCT GGTTCACAACCATTTAGTCCTTATGCTATGACCTACCCTAATGGCAGTGCTGAAACTTGT AGTGTGCCTGCAATCACAGAAGGAGATATTAAATCATCCGAGGGTAAGGAAAGGAATTCTATTCAAAGGTTAAAAGGAAGTCTTGGAAGTTTGAACATAATAGCAGGGAAGAACAGCAATGAGCCAGATAAAACTTCAGTTGCAGGTGACAGAGTCTTGTCGCAAAG TGATAGTGGAAGTGATGATTCAAGCGAAGGAAGTGATGCAAAATCTGAGGAC GACTTGGAACAAAAAACGAGAGGCAAACAGGAGCTTCTAGATG AGATATCCAGAAATGGCACAAATGGTGTGATCACTGCACCAACATGGGCAACATCACATCAGACAATGCCAATTATGCATATGCTACCAGCTGGAGTACCTGGAGTGGTTGCTGGTCCCACCACAAACTTGAGTATAGGGATGGATTACTGGGTTTCTCCAACATCTGCCATTCCTCCAGAGCATGGGAAGGTCCCTGCAGCAGCAGCTACAGGAGCCATGATTTCCGGTGCACTTGTTGGGGCCACTGAGAAGGTTCCATCAGATATTTGGCAACAG GATGAAAGAGAACTCAAAAGGCAGAGGAGAAAGCAGTCAAACAGGGAATCTGCACGTCGGTCGAGATTGCGCAAGCAG GCAGAGTATGAAGAATTGGCTCAGCGTGTTGAGGCTCTAAGAGATGAGAATGCTGCTCTTCAAGCAGAAGTAGTGCAGATCAAGAAAGAATACGATGCACTTGTTGCATTAAATGCCACTCTGAAG GAGAGAACTGgggaaacaacaaaagaaaaagaagatttgatAATCAAGGAGAGAAGCCAACATGCTGATGACAACGTCCAGAGGAACATGGATTCTGATCCACCATCGGGGCCATCAGAAAATAATCAGATTGATCAATAA
- the LOC103982578 gene encoding uncharacterized protein LOC103982578: MGKGTDLWDDSALINAFDHAMSTYKAMHRESYPVNPLEEKTLTSESNQDKPGHTEILTREIDDHGENNVMKDVTETNMPSYKDLTSTEGLQSREGSLGANICPTESNPCLSDFPVAAMETDKYNYQQSVEYNNLLKQYYELEEQRQKVLQQLQQANYWIYQDPVQSGQHQAEQVPTNNVSDSCSQPICSLCSCPSLALPSITASSCAICGPSFGGYYCWPQSCSMSLPHQFSGGQGHIQSGICSVGASCTGDPSKKTTHMDDQAVGITEKEKGKEEEISDCGTNQETDLAVVLSAWYSAGFHTGRYLSEQSRRKAPQ, encoded by the exons GCAATGCATAGGGAAAGCTATCCAGTCAATCCTCTTGAGGAAAAAACACTTACAAGTGAAAGTAATCAAGACAAGCCTGGGCATACTGAGATTTTGACAAG GGAAATAGATGACCATGGTGAGAATAATGTGATGAAGGATGTAACAGAAACTAATATGCCTTCCTACAAGGATCTGACATCTACTGAAGGGCTTCAGTCTCGAGAAGGCAGTCTAGGTGCAAATATATGCCCCACAGAGTCTAATCCATGCTTGTCAGATTTCCCTGTAGCCGCTATGGAGActgataaatataattatcaacaaAGTGTTGAGTACAATAATCTCCTTAAACAGTATTATGAACTCGAGGAGCAGAGGCAAAAGGTTCTCCAACAACTCCAGCAAGCAAATTATTGGATTTACCAAGATCCAGTTCAATCTGGCCAACATCAAGCAGAGCAAGTTCCAACCAATAATGTTTCTGATAGTTGTTCACAACCAATATGTTCCTTGTGCTCATGCCCTTCTTTAGCTCTTCCATCAATCACAGCATCTTCTTGTGCCATATGTGGCCCTTCATTTGGAGGCTATTATTGCTGGCCACAAAGCTGCTCTATGTCACTTCCTCATCAATTTTCAG GTGGTCAAGGTCACATTCAAAGTGGTATATGTTCTGTTGGCGCATCATGCACAGGAGATCCTTCAAAGAAAACCACTCATATGGATGACCAAGCTGTCGGAATAACAG AAAAGGAgaagggaaaggaagaagaaatttCAGATTGTGGTACCAACCAGGAAACTGATCTTGCTGTTGTCCTAAGTGCATGGTATTCTGCAGGATTCCACACTGGCAG GTACCTTTCTGAGCAATCCAGGAGAAAAGCTCCTCAATAG
- the LOC103982577 gene encoding glycerol-3-phosphate acyltransferase, chloroplastic isoform X2, with the protein MSSSVVSLNYWTATSSAVKLSAPIRTTGWLAEGGVPVTPGSSVDSGFGGGIWLHCPARSRRGREIRGSKARAMVQPVGKCWRGVIRRAVLASDMGAEEEVGRSRCFLRARNEEELLFCISKEVEAGNLSSDIATKLEELYYNYRDAVMQSGVPNATEIILSNMAVAFDRILLDVEDPFSFCPYHKAIREPFDYYMFGQNYVRPLIDFRTSFIGNLSLFFDMEEKLKKVFVAGDRVVTDPLCKPFSMGRNLICVYSKKHMHDIPELVEMKRRANTRSLKEMALLLRRGSQVIWIAPSGGRDRPDPLTGQWHPAPFDASSVDNMRRLVDHSGVVGHIYPLAMLCYEVMPPPPEVEKQIGERRKISFHGIGLSVAPEMNYDEITAGCENPEMAKEVFSQAVYDSVIKQYSVLKAAIYGCQGLNASNSVVSLSQPWF; encoded by the exons ATGAGTTCTTCCGTTGTTTCACTGAATTATTGGACGGCGACGTCGTCGGCCGTGAAGCTTTCCGCTCCCATTCGCACTACTGGATGGTTGGCGGAAGGTGGGGTTCCGGTTACTCCTGGTTCTTCTGTTGATTCGGGTTTTGGGGGCGGCATTTGGTTGCATTGTCCGGCTCGGTCGAGACGGGGGCGGGAGATCCGCGGCTCGAAGGCTAGGGCGATGGTGCAACCGGTTGGGAAGTGTTGGAGGGGCGTAATCCGAAGGGCGGTTCTTGCCTCCGATATGGGGGCAGAAGAGGAGGTCGGACGTTCTAGGTGTTTTCTTAGGGCTCGGAATGAAGAAG AGCTACTTTTTTGTATAAGCAAGGAAGTTGAAGCTGGAAACCTTTCTTCAGACATTGCTACAAAACTGGAAGAACTCTATTATAACTACCGTGATGCT GTTATGCAAAGTGGAGTTCCTAATGCTACCGAGATCATACTATCCAATATGGCTGTTGCATTTGATCGTATTCTCTTGGATGTTGAG GATCCCTTTAGCTTTTGCCCTTATCATAAGGCAATACGAGAGCCTTTTGACTACTACATGTTTGGTCAAAATTATGTCCGACCATTGATAGATTTCAG AACATCATTCATTGGCAACCTCTCCCTTTTCTTTGACATGGAAGAGAAACTTAAGAAG GTTTTTGTGGCAGGAGATAGAGTTGTTACAGATCCACTTTGCAAGCCCTTTAGCATGGGAAG AAATCTTATCTGTGTGTACTCAAAGAAGCACATGCATGATATTCCTGAGCTTGTTGAAATGAAACGGAGAGCAAATACCCGAAGCCTAAAGGAAATGGCTTTGCTTTTGAG gAGGGGTTCACAGGTAATATGGATTGCACCGAGCGGTGGTAGGGATAGGCCTGATCCACTTACAGGGCAGTGGCATCCA GCGCCATTTGATGCATCTTCAGTGGACAATATGAGGAGGCTGGTGGACCATTCTGGTGTAGTAGGGCACATATATCCCCTAGCAATGCTGTGTTATGAGGTCATGCCTCCACCACCAGAG GTAGAAAAGCAAATTGGCGAGAGAAGAAAAATTTCTTTTCATGGAATTGGGTTATCGGTGGCTCCTGAAATGAACTACGATGAAATCACAGCTGGCTGTGAGAACCCTGAAATG GCTAAGGAGGTTTTTTCTCAGGCTGTGTATGATTCCGTGATTAAGCAGTACAGTGTGCTTAAAGCTGCTATATATGGATGTCAAGGACTAAATGCATCAAACTCCGTCGTCTCACTTTCACAACCATGGTTTTGA
- the LOC103982577 gene encoding glycerol-3-phosphate acyltransferase ATS12, chloroplastic isoform X1 — protein sequence MSSSVVSLNYWTATSSAVKLSAPIRTTGWLAEGGVPVTPGSSVDSGFGGGIWLHCPARSRRGREIRGSKARAMVQPVGKCWRGVIRRAVLASDMGAEEEVGRSRCFLRARNEEELLFCISKEVEAGNLSSDIATKLEELYYNYRDAVMQSGVPNATEIILSNMAVAFDRILLDVEDPFSFCPYHKAIREPFDYYMFGQNYVRPLIDFRTSFIGNLSLFFDMEEKLKKGHNIVLFSNHQTEPDPAFISLLLERTNSYFIEKMVFVAGDRVVTDPLCKPFSMGRNLICVYSKKHMHDIPELVEMKRRANTRSLKEMALLLRRGSQVIWIAPSGGRDRPDPLTGQWHPAPFDASSVDNMRRLVDHSGVVGHIYPLAMLCYEVMPPPPEVEKQIGERRKISFHGIGLSVAPEMNYDEITAGCENPEMAKEVFSQAVYDSVIKQYSVLKAAIYGCQGLNASNSVVSLSQPWF from the exons ATGAGTTCTTCCGTTGTTTCACTGAATTATTGGACGGCGACGTCGTCGGCCGTGAAGCTTTCCGCTCCCATTCGCACTACTGGATGGTTGGCGGAAGGTGGGGTTCCGGTTACTCCTGGTTCTTCTGTTGATTCGGGTTTTGGGGGCGGCATTTGGTTGCATTGTCCGGCTCGGTCGAGACGGGGGCGGGAGATCCGCGGCTCGAAGGCTAGGGCGATGGTGCAACCGGTTGGGAAGTGTTGGAGGGGCGTAATCCGAAGGGCGGTTCTTGCCTCCGATATGGGGGCAGAAGAGGAGGTCGGACGTTCTAGGTGTTTTCTTAGGGCTCGGAATGAAGAAG AGCTACTTTTTTGTATAAGCAAGGAAGTTGAAGCTGGAAACCTTTCTTCAGACATTGCTACAAAACTGGAAGAACTCTATTATAACTACCGTGATGCT GTTATGCAAAGTGGAGTTCCTAATGCTACCGAGATCATACTATCCAATATGGCTGTTGCATTTGATCGTATTCTCTTGGATGTTGAG GATCCCTTTAGCTTTTGCCCTTATCATAAGGCAATACGAGAGCCTTTTGACTACTACATGTTTGGTCAAAATTATGTCCGACCATTGATAGATTTCAG AACATCATTCATTGGCAACCTCTCCCTTTTCTTTGACATGGAAGAGAAACTTAAGAAG GGCCATAACATTGTTTTGTTCTCCAACCATCAGACAGAACCAGATCCAGCATTCATTTCATTGTTGCTTGAAAGAACAAATTCATATTTTATTGAGAAAATG GTTTTTGTGGCAGGAGATAGAGTTGTTACAGATCCACTTTGCAAGCCCTTTAGCATGGGAAG AAATCTTATCTGTGTGTACTCAAAGAAGCACATGCATGATATTCCTGAGCTTGTTGAAATGAAACGGAGAGCAAATACCCGAAGCCTAAAGGAAATGGCTTTGCTTTTGAG gAGGGGTTCACAGGTAATATGGATTGCACCGAGCGGTGGTAGGGATAGGCCTGATCCACTTACAGGGCAGTGGCATCCA GCGCCATTTGATGCATCTTCAGTGGACAATATGAGGAGGCTGGTGGACCATTCTGGTGTAGTAGGGCACATATATCCCCTAGCAATGCTGTGTTATGAGGTCATGCCTCCACCACCAGAG GTAGAAAAGCAAATTGGCGAGAGAAGAAAAATTTCTTTTCATGGAATTGGGTTATCGGTGGCTCCTGAAATGAACTACGATGAAATCACAGCTGGCTGTGAGAACCCTGAAATG GCTAAGGAGGTTTTTTCTCAGGCTGTGTATGATTCCGTGATTAAGCAGTACAGTGTGCTTAAAGCTGCTATATATGGATGTCAAGGACTAAATGCATCAAACTCCGTCGTCTCACTTTCACAACCATGGTTTTGA
- the LOC135611123 gene encoding bZIP transcription factor 1-B-like isoform X1, with amino-acid sequence MGGSEADTKGPRTSVALEHPPATSSSPSAAVYPEWSGFQAYPSIPPHGFFHSPVVSSPQAHPYMWGAQHLLPPYGTPPPYVMYPHGIYTQPSVPPGSQPFSPYAMTYPNGSAETCKSVPAITEGDIKSSEGKERNSIQRLKGSLGSLNIIAGKNSNEPDKTSVAGDRVLSQSDSGSDDSSEGSDAKSEDDLEQKTRGKQELLDEISRNGTNGVITAPTWATSHQTMPIMHMLPAGVPGVVAGPTTNLSIGMDYWVSPTSAIPPEHGKVPAAAATGAMISGALVGATEKVPSDIWQQDERELKRQRRKQSNRESARRSRLRKQAEYEELAQRVEALRDENAALQAEVVQIKKEYDALVALNATLKERTGETTKEKEDLIIKERSQHADDNVQRNMDSDPPSGPSENNQIDQ; translated from the exons ATGGGAGGCAGCGAGGCAGACACCAAGGGACCGAGAACATCAGTTGCGCTG GAGCATCCGCCGGCAACGAGCTCTAGCCCCAGTGCAGCAGTCTATCCGGAATGGTCTGGATTTCAG GCATACCCGTCCATTCCTCCACATGGCTTCTTCCATTCACCAGTGGTATCAAGCCCTCAGGCTCATCCATACATGTGGGGAGCACAG CACCTTTTGCCGCCTTATGGGACTCCACCTCCATATGTTATGTATCCTCATGGAATATATACACAGCCATCTGTGCCACCT GGTTCACAACCATTTAGTCCTTATGCTATGACCTACCCTAATGGCAGTGCTGAAACTTGT AAGAGTGTGCCTGCAATCACAGAAGGAGATATTAAATCATCCGAGGGTAAGGAAAGGAATTCTATTCAAAGGTTAAAAGGAAGTCTTGGAAGTTTGAACATAATAGCAGGGAAGAACAGCAATGAGCCAGATAAAACTTCAGTTGCAGGTGACAGAGTCTTGTCGCAAAG TGATAGTGGAAGTGATGATTCAAGCGAAGGAAGTGATGCAAAATCTGAGGAC GACTTGGAACAAAAAACGAGAGGCAAACAGGAGCTTCTAGATG AGATATCCAGAAATGGCACAAATGGTGTGATCACTGCACCAACATGGGCAACATCACATCAGACAATGCCAATTATGCATATGCTACCAGCTGGAGTACCTGGAGTGGTTGCTGGTCCCACCACAAACTTGAGTATAGGGATGGATTACTGGGTTTCTCCAACATCTGCCATTCCTCCAGAGCATGGGAAGGTCCCTGCAGCAGCAGCTACAGGAGCCATGATTTCCGGTGCACTTGTTGGGGCCACTGAGAAGGTTCCATCAGATATTTGGCAACAG GATGAAAGAGAACTCAAAAGGCAGAGGAGAAAGCAGTCAAACAGGGAATCTGCACGTCGGTCGAGATTGCGCAAGCAG GCAGAGTATGAAGAATTGGCTCAGCGTGTTGAGGCTCTAAGAGATGAGAATGCTGCTCTTCAAGCAGAAGTAGTGCAGATCAAGAAAGAATACGATGCACTTGTTGCATTAAATGCCACTCTGAAG GAGAGAACTGgggaaacaacaaaagaaaaagaagatttgatAATCAAGGAGAGAAGCCAACATGCTGATGACAACGTCCAGAGGAACATGGATTCTGATCCACCATCGGGGCCATCAGAAAATAATCAGATTGATCAATAA